A window of Salvelinus alpinus chromosome 31, SLU_Salpinus.1, whole genome shotgun sequence contains these coding sequences:
- the LOC139561205 gene encoding menin-like, with translation MGLHSAQKKHFPLKGIGGVVALFDAELRKSEPDLALLSLVLGFAEHFLAVNRVIPINVPGVRFEPLEPDCPNSCFPTVELGMLSALHERFAAQIRGAVDLSQYRRPAGGSSRELVKKVSDVIWNSLSRSYFKDRAHIQSLFSLITGTKLDSSGVAFAVVAACQVLGLRDVHLALSEDHAWVIFGKNGEETAEVTWHGKGNEDRRGQTVAAGVGERSWLYLKGSYMKCNRNMEVAFMVCAINPSLDLHTDSSEMLQLQQRLLWLLYERGDLERYPMAMGTLADLEDQEPIPGKESPHAIHLKAVNSAKKYYNNEHIYPFMYLAGYHYRHREVRDALGAWAEAAQVMQDYNYFREDEEIYKEFFDIANDVIPTLLKETAAAAESGEGSEGGEKDQPIQAAALSALQDPECFAHLLRFYDGICKWEEGSPTPVLHVGWATYLVQSLSRFDPQIRQRVSIITKEPEPQDDDDQSSEDPREGRRRGPRRESRLEDQASPPTQSTPTTPVPPPTQPNQAKKVGGEGGTRRRSSGLRGGDPEGKAKSASPVPSPLQQLPSPSGSPLVAFRSKKMKGMKELLSAPKVNASAIKLQLTAQSQVQMKRQKSTPSGDYTMSFMKRQRKSL, from the exons ATGGGGCTACACTCAGCCCAGAAGAAGCACTTTCCCCTGAAGGGGATTGGTGGTGTGGTTGCGCTGTTCGACGCGGAGCTCCGTAAATCTGAACCGGACCTAGCCCTTCTCTCATTGGTCCTGGGCTTTGCAGAACACTTCCTGGCTGTCAACCGGGTCATACCAATAAACGTCCCGGGGGTGCGCTTTGAGCCGCTGGAGCCAGACTGCCCTAACTCCTGCTTTCCTACAGTGGAGTTAGGGATGCTATCGGCCCTGCACGAGCGCTTCGCAGCCCAGATCCGGGGCGCTGTGGATCTGTCCCAGTACCGCAGGCCTGCTGGCGGGTCCAGCAGGGAACTGGTGAAGAAAGTATCTGACGTCATCTGGAACAGCCTGAGCCGCTCCTACTTTAAGGACCGCGCCCACATCCAGTCCCTCTTCAGTCTCATCACTG GCACAAAGCTGGACAGCTCGGGGGTGGCGTTtgcggtggtggcagcatgccaGGTGCTGGGGCTGCGGGACGTGCACCTGGCCCTGTCCGAGGACCACGCCTGGGTCATCTTTGGCAAGAACGGAGAGGAGACTGCAGAGGTCACCTGGCACGGAAAGGGCAACGAGGACCGGAGGGGGCAGACAGTTGCTGCCGGTGTCGGTGAGAGG AGCTGGCTGTACTTAAAGGGTTCCTATATGAAGTGTAACAGGAACATGGAGGTGGCCTTCATGGTGTGTGCCATCAACCCCTCTCTGGACCTGCACACTGACAGCTCCGAGATGCTACAACTTCAGCAG AGGCTTCTATGGCTGCTGTATGAGCGAGGAGACCTGGAAAG ATACCCCATGGCCATGGGCACCCTGGCAGACCTGGAGGACCAGGAGCCCATCCCTGGCAAAGAGAGCCCCCACGCCATCCACCTTAAA GCTGTGAACTCTGCTAAGAAGTACTACAACAACGAGCACATCTACCCCTTCATGTACCTGGCCGGCTACCACTACAGACACAGGGAGGTCCGGGATGCCTTGGGGGCCTGGGCCGAGGCTGCACAGGTCATGCAGGA CTACAACTACTTCCGCGAGGACGAAGAAATCTACAAGGagttttttgacattgccaacgACGTCATCCCCACCCTCCTGAAGGAGACGGCTGCAGCCGCCGAGAGCGGagaagggagcgagggaggggagAAG GACCAGCCCATACAGGCCGCTGCCCTCTCTGCCCTCCAGGACCCAGAATGCTTTGCCCACCTGTTGCGTTTCTATGACGGCATCTGTAAGTGGGAGGAGGGTAGCCCCACCCCTGTCCTTCATGTTGGCTGGGCCACCTACCTGGTCCAGTCCCTCAGTCGCTTTGACCCACAG ATCCGTCAGAGGGTGTCCATCATCACCAAAGAGCCTGAGCCCCAGGACGACGATGACCAATCCAGTGAGGACCCTCGTGAAGGCCGGAGACGTGGCCCGAGGCGTGAGTCCAGACTGGAAGACCAAGCTTCCCCTCCTACACAATCCACCCCCACCACCCCTGTCCCACcgccaacccaacccaaccaggCTAAGAAAGTAGGTGGCGAGGGCGGGACGCGGCGTCGCTCTTCAGGGCTCCGCGGTGGAGACCCCGAAGGCAAGGCCAAGTCGGCCAGCCCGgtgccctctcctctccagcaGCTGCCCTCCCCCAGTGGGAGTCCTCTAGTGGCCTTCCGGAGCAAGAAGATGAAGGGCATGAAGGAGCTGCTGTCTGCACCCAAGGTCAACGCCAGCGCCATCAAGCTCCAGCTCACCGCCCAGTCACAGGTGCAGATGAAGAGGCAGAAGAGCACGCCGTCGGGAGACTACACCATGTCCTTTATGAAGCGCCAGCGTAAATCTCTGTAG